The Longimicrobiales bacterium DNA segment TGTTCGAGAAGTTCCTGCCGTTTGCGATGGCCTTCGGCATCGAGAAGAACTGGGCGCGCGCGTTCGACGACATCTATCGCGAGCCGCCCGACTGGTACCGCGGCGCGCGGCATGATACGTTCGTCGCGCATATGTTCGTCTCCGACCTCTCGCGCATGTCGCAGCGCGCCGGCTCCGCCATGTCCTCCTCTCCGCGTGGCAGCGCGGGTGGCTCGGGCTTCAGTGGCGGCTCCAGCGGCGGCGGCTTCGGCGGCGGTGGTGGCGGCGGCTTCTAGAATCCTGGATCGCATTCGCGTGACGTCGCGCGTCCTTCCCATCGCGGTGCTTGCCGCGTGCACTGCTCCGGGCAGCCAGCCGGACCAGCCGCTGGCCCGTGCGCTCGCGCGCGTGCGGCTCGACCTCTACGAGCCGGCGCGCGAGCTGGGGGCCCTCTTCCACGAGGTGCAGCTCGCCCGGCTCTTCGGCGACTCCAAGACGTTTGTCGATGCGAGGCCGCTGGCGGATAGCGACAGCATCCTGGCGCTCTACCAGGCAACGCGGGCACACCCGGAGTTCCGGCTCGATCGCTTCGTGCAGCGGTGGTTCATGCCGCCCGTCGACACGCACACGCTGGTGCTGGCGGACAGCGCCTGGTCGATGGAGCAGCAGATCCGCGCGCTCTGGCCGATGCTGACACGCGATGCGGACACGGCAACCGCGGGCACGCTGATCCCGCTGCCGCACGAGTACGTGGTGCCGGGTGGCCGCTTCCGCGAGGTCTATTACTGGGACTCGTACTTCACGATGCTCGGGCTGCTGGCGGACGGTCGCACGGACCTGGTGCGCAGCATGCTCGACAACTTTGCGTATCTCGTCCGCACGCTCGGACACGTTCCGAACGGGAACCGCACGTATTACGCGAGCCGCAGCCAGCCGCCCTTCTTCGCGGCAATGGTCGGCCGCTACGCCCAGGCGACGGACAGCAGCGAAGCGCTCCGCTGGCTCGATGCACTGGTCGCGGAGCACGCATTCTGGATGGACGGGGCGGAGCGGCTGCCGCGCGGCAGCGCGTACCGCCGCGTGGTGCGGCTGCCCGGCGGCGGGCTGCTGAACCGGTACTGGGATGATGACCCCACGCCACGTCCCGAATCCTACCGTGAGGACTGGACACTGGCGCAGACGCTGCCCGCGGAGCAGCGCGAACGCTTCTACCGCAACGTGCGCGCGAGTGCGGAGAGCGGCTGGGATTTCTCGAGCCGCTGGATGCGCGATCCTGCAGACCTGCGCACCCTGGAAACGGTCGAGCTCGCACCGATCGACCTGAACAGCCTGCTCTATCATGCCGAGCACACGATCGCCGCACTGTTGAGCATGCGCGGCGAAAGGGACGACGTCGAGCGTGCGCGGCACTACACGGCACTCGCGGAGGCGCGCCGGCGGACGCTGCTGTCCGCGGCATGGGATGCCGACAGCGCGTTCTTCTACGACGTGCGCTGGCGCACGGGTGAGCGCTTGACCGACCGTCCGACACTCGCCGCGGCGTCGCCGCTGTACTTCGGTCTCGCGACACCGCAGCAGGGAAGCGACGTCGCTCGCCGGCTCGAGCGCGACTTCCTCGCGCCCGGCGGCTTCGTCACGACACGGATCGAGTCGGGCCAGCAGTGGGATGCGCCGAACGGGTGGCCACCATTGCAGTGGCTCGCAATCGAGGGGCTGCGCCGCTATGGTGCGGGCGCTGTTGCAGCGGACGCGCGCGAGCGCTGGCTCGATCTCAATCGCCGGACGTTCCGCGGAACGCGTCGCATGATGGAGAAGTACGACGTTGTCGACCTCGACCGCGTGGCCGGCGGCGGCGAGTATCCGACGCAGGACGGCTTCGGCTGGACCAACGGCGTGGCACTCCGTCTCCTGGCAGAGCGCGCACAGAACTGAACGCAGAAGAGGAAGCATCGTGCATCATCGGCTGAGTCCTTTCCTCGTACTTCTCGTGGTCGGCTGTGCAGCCGCGCCGCGACCCGCTCCGGCCCAGCCCGGCCAACCCCTCGGTACTCCTGTCGTCGCGTCGTCCGAACCGGAGCGGCTCGAGGCGACGTCGGTGCTGCTGGGCGCGCGCCCCGCAGAAGTCGGCATGGATCCGCGGCTCAACGCGACGCTGGACTCCATCATGGAGGCCGCGATTGCCGCCGGTGCAGCGCCGGGTGCGTCGCTCGCAGTCGGTCGCTGGGGCCGGCTCGTTCACCTGCGCGGCTACGGCCACACCGATCAGCCGGCGTACTCACCCAACGTGAGCGACTCGACGATCTTCGATCTCGCGTCACTCACCAAGGTCGTCGGCACTACGACCGCCGCGATGATCCTGGAGCAGGACGGCTGGCTGGATCTCGACCGGCCGGTGCGCGAGTATCTGCCCGAGTTCAATGCGCCGGACAAGGCAGGCATCACGGTGCGCCACCTGCTCACGCACAGCGCGGGCTTCATCGCGGGCGCGCCGCTCTGGCGCGAGCGTCGCGGGGCGTACCAGTTCATCGAGCGGATGAACGCGCAGCCGCTCGTCTACGCCCCGGGCGACAGCTCCATCTACAGTGACTGGGGCTTCATTCTCACCGGCTTCATCATCGAGCGGATCACGGGCCAGCGGCTCGACACGTTCCTGGAGCGCCGCATCTGGCAGCCGCTCGGCATGCGCGACACCGGCTACAACCCGCTGCTGCTCGTGGGCCTGCCGGACGAGATCACGTGCACATCGGCGTACCGCGCAGGTCATTCGCTGCTGCCGCGCATCGCCGTCACGGAAGTCGACACGGTCTTCCGGAACCGGCAGGTGCACGGGATCGTGCACGACGAGAACGCCTGCGCGCTTGGTGGCATCGCAGGGCATGCCGGTCTCTTCTCCTCCGCACGCGACCTGAGCGTCTTCGCGCACATGATGCTGAACGGCGGATCCTACCACGGCGTGCAGATCCTGGAACCGGAAACGATCGCGCGCTGGACCGCGCCGCAGAACGGGCACTCGTCGCGTGCGCTGGGATGGGACACCCCGTCGGAACGCAGCAGTGCAGGCAGCTACTTCTCGCCCCGGTCGTTCGGGCACACCGGCTTCACCGGGACCAGCATCTGGATGGATCCGACGCGCGGCCTGTTCGTGATCCTGCTCACGAACCGCGTCAACCCGACGCGCAACAATTCGCTGCACGTTCCCCTCCGGCGGGCGGTCGCCGATGCGGCCCAGGCGGCCGTGCTGGACGCGCCGCTGCACGAGTGGCGGCAGTGACGAGGCCGGCTGCGATGTGGCTCAGTTCATGCCTCGACCGGCGGCATGGACGCGCAGGACCGCCGCGAGGCCCGCGGCCACATCGCGCCTGAGGACGAGCAGCACCGCCTCATGCAGCGGGACCACCCGCTGGAGGAGGCGCACAAGAACCCACACACCATCCTGGAGCAGCAGCTCGCGCAGGCGGAGGAGGACATCGAGCGCCCCGCCCGCGCACTGCTGCTCTCGAGCTTCTCCGCGGGACTCGACGTCGGCTTCGGTCCGTTCGCCATGGCCGTGGTGCTCACGCTCGCGGCCGGAGACCTGTCGCCGGCCGTGACCGACCTGCTCGTCGCGAACGCGTACACCGCGGGCTTCATCTTCGTGGTGATGGGCCGCTCCGTCCTGTTCACCGAACAGACGACGTCCGCCGTGCTGCCCGTCTTCGCGCGGCGCGTCACCATCGCCCAGCTCTTCCGGATCTGGGGGCTGGTGCTCGCCGGGAACCTGGCGGGTGCGGCACTGTTCGCCGCCATCGTCGCCGTGCTCGGCCCCGCCCTCGGTGCAGCGCAGCCCGCGGCGCTGGACGAGATCGCACGCGGCCTGGTGGAGCACCCGGCGTGGGTCATCCTGGTCAGTGCGGTCGTTGCGGGGTGGCTGATGGGGTTGCTCGTCTGGCTCGTCACGGCCGCACGCGACACGGTCGGTCAGATCCTGATCGTGTGGATCACCACGTTCGTCATCGGCATTGCAGGGCTGCACCACAGCATTGCCGGCAGTGTCGAGGTGCTCATGGCCGTGTTCGCCGGCACCGGCGTGACCATGGCTGATTTCGGGGTGTTCCTGGGTTGGTCCGTACTCGGCAACGCGATCGGCGGCGCCGGCGTCGTGGCCGCGCTCAAGTACGGCCACGTCAAGCGGGATACGAGCGGATGAGGAACAGTGCCCGGCCAGCGCACCGGCCGGGCACCTGCAACAGCCTGGTCAGTCCTCCTCGACCAACTCCGCGCACGCCACGACGACGTCCTCCTCCGCGACCTCCGTGGTGAGCTGGGCTACGTAGTCGTCGCCCGAAATCATGCCACCGGTACCTTCCGCGTCCTCGGCGCCTGCGCCATTGGCGTCCACCTCGAAGTCCGCGTAGAGTGAGGCCGCGCCGACACGGTTGCCCAGGTCGTCGCAAGCGCCCGCGAAGACGCCCCACGAGAAGACCGTCTCGGCCGCCGCACCGGCGATCTCGATGTCCGCGCTGAACGCGACGGAGTTCGCCGTCACCAGGACCTCTCCCGTCACGCCGTCGTACTCTCCCGAGCCTGCCAGGTCCGCGGCCCAGCTGTGCGACGGGCCCGGATCGATCGGGTCGTCGTCGTCGCAGGCAGTTGCCAGCAGTGCGGCAGTCGCAACCATCACGGCCCGGACGGCCATGCTCCCGCCGAAGAAACTGCGAATGGAACGGATCATCTCTTCTACCTCCGGTTCAGATTGGCGCGGCGCAGAAATCATGCTGCGCCGTCCCGTTTCGCTGGAACGACGACATCCGCGGCTGTCATCCTCGTTCCGGTTCATGCGACGTATGCGAATCGCAAATGCCAACAACGACAACCATTTGCATGTGCGTACGACGCTTCCTCATGGGTAACGTGCGCGCCGCAGCGCGCCACGGCCACGTGCGCGGCGGCCGCCGCGCATGCGGAGGCCCGTTGCCGGTGCGCCGCTGCCTCCCGGTCCGGGGCCAGCCACGCGACGCGGACCCTGCCGCGTTGCCGGCGCGCTGCAGCCTCCTGCACCCCCGTCTCCCGGCGGCGGACTCCTGCCGGCTGCGCCAGGATGTTGGCTTCGCTGCGATTGTAACGTCCTAGGAGTGCGGACACAGCATGTCAGTCCGTACGGCAACACGGGAGCAGGCAGGGATGCGAGCAGCACGGAACACGATACTGGGAGCGGTACTGCTGACGTCGGTGGGCTGCAGCGAGCCGACCGGTCCGGTGCCCGGACTCGAGGAGCTCGGCGTGCTCCAGGTCATCGAGTACGGGGGGCCTCTCCTGGTGGGCGTCGACGAGTCGGTGTACTGGAGCGTTCCGCCGGACACCGGGGTACTGGTGCCTCCGCGCGTGCTCGTGGCGCCGGACTCGGTCACTGCAGGCGTGCCGTTCGAGGTGCAGGTCACGACGATCGGCATGAGCGGCTGCTGGAGCGCCGCCGGCCTGTGGCCGCGCCCCGTACCGGGCGGGCTCGACCTCATCCCGACGGATGTCCACTCCGGTGCGAACTTCTGCACCGAGATGGCCCTCTACCTCGAGCATGACGCGCGCATCACGATCGCGACGCCGGGTGAATACACCCTGCGCGTGAAGGGACGTCGCCTGCGGCAGGGGGATGCAGCATGGGAGGAGCCGGTGAGCGCGGAACGCACCATCGTAGTGCGGTGAAGGCAGCCGCCGCCGTCGTCGAGCACAGCGCCGCCGACCTGACCCGGTGGCATCGTGAGCTGCTGCGCTACGTGCACCGGCTGACGGGCGATCCGGACCTGTCCGAAGACCTCGCCCAGGAGGCGCTCATGCGCCTGCTGCGCGCGGATCCCGACAGGCCGATGCAGAACGCGCGCGCATGGCTGTACCGGGTCGCGACCAACCTCGTGCGCGACCACGCGCGACGCGCAGAAATGATGCGACGTCGCCAGATCCCGATCGATACCGACGCACCACAGACGCCGGAGCAGGCACTCGAACGCAACGAGTCGGTCGCGCAGGTGCGCGCCGCACTGGAGCGCCTTTCGCCACGGGACCGTGAAGTGCTCGTACTGCGTGAATCGGGCTTCAAGCACCGCGAGATCGCGGACATCGTGCATGTGAAGGCGGAGTCGGTCTCCGTCGTGATCGGCAGAGCGCTGCAGCGCTTCCGCGCAGCGTATCTCGAGGAGGTTACGGAATGACACACGCGTCGCAGGAGACGCTGGTTGCGTACGCGGACGGCGAGCTGGCCGAGGGCGAGGAGCGACAGGCCTCGCGCCACCTGGAGTCGTGCGCGCAGTGCGCCGCCGAGCTCGCGGCCATTGTCGAGAGCCGGGCGCAGTTCGCCTGGACGCTTGCCCGGACTGATGAGGCGGAGCCCGCCGCGTGGGACTCACCCGCATTCGCGGCGCGCGCACTGGATGCCCTGAGCGTCAGTCCGGCGCTCGAATCCGAACGGACGATCGATCTCGACGCACACAGGGAGGCGCGTGCGCAGCCGCAGCCGCTCACGGCGCCCGTCCGGCGGACAGCGTGGCGCTGGGCGGCCGGACTGGTCCTCGTTGCGGGTGCCGCTGCGGCCGCGATTGTGACACCTGTTGTAATCGAGCGTGTATTCACGGAACCCGCACCGACGCCCGGGAGTATCCCGGAGCTGGCGGGTACGTCGACGGGCGCAGTCGCAGTACAGCCGGTTGACGGGTCCGTCTCGATCGCTCTCACGGGGGCTGTCGAAGGAACACGCATCCGTATCGCATTCGAGCAGAGGCAGGACGTCATCGTCGAGTACAGTGCAGCCGCGGCACCGGGCTTCACTGCACGGGACGGCGTGATCGAAGTGGCTGTGGTGGGGACTGGTACGACACTGTCCGTGATCGTGCCGGTGGACGTGCGGGAGGCGCGCGTCCTGGTGGACGGGGTGGAGGCCGCACTGCTGGCGCGCGGGGAGATCGTCCGCACGCGACCCGACCTCAACGTGATCATCGAGGTAGCGAACACGGGACCCTGATTCCTTGCGTGTTGTCGCTCTTTCCATCCTGTTTCTGCTGACGAGCGCCGCTGCAGCGGGCGCGCAGCTCCGTGGACGCGTTCTCGACATCGGGTCGGGTGAAGGCGTTTCCAGTGCGAGCGTGCGCCTGTTCGCGGATGGTCGCGAGCACGAGGTCTTCACCGATGGCAGCGGTGCCTACACCTTCCGCGCACTGCCACCCGCCGAGTACTGGCTGATCGTCCGACATCCCGGCTACGAGGGCGTTGAGCTGCGCGTCGTGCTGGGCTCCGGCAGCGACGTCGTTGTCGACGTCCCGCTCGAGGTGAGACCGATCCCTGTCACGCGCGTGTACGTTCCGGCCAGTCGCGCCAGGCAGTCGGCGGACGCACCGGGCACGGCGGATTCGTTGTTGACGGAGATGGAGCAGCGGCACAACAGCGCGCTGCGGACGGCGGTGCCGGCAGCACTGCGGGATCTTGTGCAGGCCGAGTCGCGCGAGCCCACGTCCGACCCGGGCGGTGCGCCCGGCCGCTCGCTCAACGTGTGGGGCTCCGCGGCAGAGCGTGGGCGCGTTCTCATCGATGGCGCGGCGATCAACGCGCCGCTCCACCTTGGCGCGATCCTGCCCCCGATCGAGTCGGAGCTGCTTGCCCGTGCGGACCTGCGCACCGCAGGCGCGCCCGCCCGCTACGACGGCGGGACCAGCTACATCGTCGAGTACATGACGCGGGCGCCCGCCGAGAAGCTGCGTGCGTGGGGGGAGATTGGCCTGCTGACGGGACGGCTCGGTGTGGAAGTGCCCGTCGGCAGCGGCTCGGTCGCGGCGGCGGCGCGGCGGGTCAACGACGAGGCGGTCAGCGCCGTGACCGAGGACCCGTTCGAGTATGCGTACAGCGATGCCCTCGTGCGCACCGCCTGGCGGACTGGGCAGGGCACGTCGTTCCGCGCACTGGCGATCGGCACGCGCGAGACGGTCCGCATCCCGCGTGACCTGAGCGACGACGAGGCGGCATGGGACAACCTGGCGACGGCGTTCTCGTGGGGTGTCGATCGGCCGGGTACCGGACCGCTGCTGTCGATCGCGTACAGCCGCGGCGTGGTGGAACTGCCGCTGCTGTCAGCGCCGGACGGCCAGATGCAGGCGACGGTCGATCGCGCAGCCTTCTCGGCGTCCAACGGCTGGCGCGTGGGCAGCGCGCGCTTCAGCGCAGGGATCGACCTGGAGCGACTCTGGCTCGACCGCCGCAGCAGTGCCAGCTTCGACCCGCTCCAGCCCGACCGACCCGGGCCGGCCTACTGCACGGAGCTGCTGCCGTGCGCGTCCGCGGATGCATCCACCGCAGCCGCGTTCGGCGACGTCGTATTGCAGCCGTCCCGGCGGATCTCACTGCGCGCCGGGCTGCGTGCAACCGTGGAGTCGAAGGACAGGCCTCACCTGCTGCCGCGTTTCGCGCTCACCTGGCTCGGCAACGGCAGCACTACGGCGACGCTGTCCGCCGGACGCTACTCGCAGGTCGGCGTGCTCGAATCGAACCCCGGCGTCGCAGCCACGGCGATCAGCGAGCTGCTGACGCCGACCCGTCTCGCGACACAGTACGAGCTGCGCCTTTCGCACCGGGGCGGGGCATTCGCCCTCGAGGCGAGCGGCTTCCTGCGCAGGCAGCACATGCCCGCAAGCGTCGATGAGGGGGAGTTCGTGCCCGGCGTGGAAGTCTCATGGGCAGTCGTGAGGGACCGCTCCAGCATCACAGGCGG contains these protein-coding regions:
- a CDS encoding zf-HC2 domain-containing protein, which produces MTHASQETLVAYADGELAEGEERQASRHLESCAQCAAELAAIVESRAQFAWTLARTDEAEPAAWDSPAFAARALDALSVSPALESERTIDLDAHREARAQPQPLTAPVRRTAWRWAAGLVLVAGAAAAAIVTPVVIERVFTEPAPTPGSIPELAGTSTGAVAVQPVDGSVSIALTGAVEGTRIRIAFEQRQDVIVEYSAAAAPGFTARDGVIEVAVVGTGTTLSVIVPVDVREARVLVDGVEAALLARGEIVRTRPDLNVIIEVANTGP
- the treF gene encoding alpha,alpha-trehalase TreF, with the translated sequence MTSRVLPIAVLAACTAPGSQPDQPLARALARVRLDLYEPARELGALFHEVQLARLFGDSKTFVDARPLADSDSILALYQATRAHPEFRLDRFVQRWFMPPVDTHTLVLADSAWSMEQQIRALWPMLTRDADTATAGTLIPLPHEYVVPGGRFREVYYWDSYFTMLGLLADGRTDLVRSMLDNFAYLVRTLGHVPNGNRTYYASRSQPPFFAAMVGRYAQATDSSEALRWLDALVAEHAFWMDGAERLPRGSAYRRVVRLPGGGLLNRYWDDDPTPRPESYREDWTLAQTLPAEQRERFYRNVRASAESGWDFSSRWMRDPADLRTLETVELAPIDLNSLLYHAEHTIAALLSMRGERDDVERARHYTALAEARRRTLLSAAWDADSAFFYDVRWRTGERLTDRPTLAAASPLYFGLATPQQGSDVARRLERDFLAPGGFVTTRIESGQQWDAPNGWPPLQWLAIEGLRRYGAGAVAADARERWLDLNRRTFRGTRRMMEKYDVVDLDRVAGGGEYPTQDGFGWTNGVALRLLAERAQN
- a CDS encoding serine hydrolase — translated: MHHRLSPFLVLLVVGCAAAPRPAPAQPGQPLGTPVVASSEPERLEATSVLLGARPAEVGMDPRLNATLDSIMEAAIAAGAAPGASLAVGRWGRLVHLRGYGHTDQPAYSPNVSDSTIFDLASLTKVVGTTTAAMILEQDGWLDLDRPVREYLPEFNAPDKAGITVRHLLTHSAGFIAGAPLWRERRGAYQFIERMNAQPLVYAPGDSSIYSDWGFILTGFIIERITGQRLDTFLERRIWQPLGMRDTGYNPLLLVGLPDEITCTSAYRAGHSLLPRIAVTEVDTVFRNRQVHGIVHDENACALGGIAGHAGLFSSARDLSVFAHMMLNGGSYHGVQILEPETIARWTAPQNGHSSRALGWDTPSERSSAGSYFSPRSFGHTGFTGTSIWMDPTRGLFVILLTNRVNPTRNNSLHVPLRRAVADAAQAAVLDAPLHEWRQ
- a CDS encoding TonB-dependent receptor, with amino-acid sequence MRVVALSILFLLTSAAAAGAQLRGRVLDIGSGEGVSSASVRLFADGREHEVFTDGSGAYTFRALPPAEYWLIVRHPGYEGVELRVVLGSGSDVVVDVPLEVRPIPVTRVYVPASRARQSADAPGTADSLLTEMEQRHNSALRTAVPAALRDLVQAESREPTSDPGGAPGRSLNVWGSAAERGRVLIDGAAINAPLHLGAILPPIESELLARADLRTAGAPARYDGGTSYIVEYMTRAPAEKLRAWGEIGLLTGRLGVEVPVGSGSVAAAARRVNDEAVSAVTEDPFEYAYSDALVRTAWRTGQGTSFRALAIGTRETVRIPRDLSDDEAAWDNLATAFSWGVDRPGTGPLLSIAYSRGVVELPLLSAPDGQMQATVDRAAFSASNGWRVGSARFSAGIDLERLWLDRRSSASFDPLQPDRPGPAYCTELLPCASADASTAAAFGDVVLQPSRRISLRAGLRATVESKDRPHLLPRFALTWLGNGSTTATLSAGRYSQVGVLESNPGVAATAISELLTPTRLATQYELRLSHRGGAFALEASGFLRRQHMPASVDEGEFVPGVEVSWAVVRDRSSITGGYSMLVRPAVFDSAGETQHLAFLGAGTGRGPLQLDIAGVYGAGVPLTSIVLDRPSLFVGEEPPPETLASIEEGPYMRVDAVLSGDFAFRFNGRSVRITPYAKLINAFARRGALFYYREDPLSELQPLSPLPTMPVVGVRWVF
- a CDS encoding sigma-70 family RNA polymerase sigma factor, with protein sequence MKAAAAVVEHSAADLTRWHRELLRYVHRLTGDPDLSEDLAQEALMRLLRADPDRPMQNARAWLYRVATNLVRDHARRAEMMRRRQIPIDTDAPQTPEQALERNESVAQVRAALERLSPRDREVLVLRESGFKHREIADIVHVKAESVSVVIGRALQRFRAAYLEEVTE
- a CDS encoding formate/nitrite transporter family protein encodes the protein MDAQDRREARGHIAPEDEQHRLMQRDHPLEEAHKNPHTILEQQLAQAEEDIERPARALLLSSFSAGLDVGFGPFAMAVVLTLAAGDLSPAVTDLLVANAYTAGFIFVVMGRSVLFTEQTTSAVLPVFARRVTIAQLFRIWGLVLAGNLAGAALFAAIVAVLGPALGAAQPAALDEIARGLVEHPAWVILVSAVVAGWLMGLLVWLVTAARDTVGQILIVWITTFVIGIAGLHHSIAGSVEVLMAVFAGTGVTMADFGVFLGWSVLGNAIGGAGVVAALKYGHVKRDTSG